A genome region from Streptomyces xanthophaeus includes the following:
- a CDS encoding DEAD/DEAH box helicase has product MNPVRTNNRSARTRSRTGGPASGAAAGSGRGSRFGSSAPSRSPAPSRSGGYGRRPAAVQGEFALPKTLTPALPAVEAFADLDMPGELLAALGAQGVSVPFPIQGATLPNTLAGRDVLGRGRTGSGKTLAFGLALLARTAGQHAEPGQPLALILVPTRELAQQVTDALTPYARSVKLRLATVVGGMPIGRQAGALRAGAEVVVATPGRLKDLIDRGDCRLDRVAITVLDEADQMADMGFMPQVTALLDQVRREGQRMLFSATLDRNVDLLVRRYLTDPVVHSVDPSAGAVTTMEHHVLHVHGADKLRTTTEIAAREGRVIMFLDTKHAVDRLTQDLLNSGVRAAALHGGKSQPQRTRTLAQFKTGHVTVLVATNVAARGIHVDNLDLVVNVDPPTDHKDYLHRGGRTARAGESGSVVTLVTPHQRRDMTRLMAAAGIVPQTTQVRSGEQALSRITGAQAPSGIPVTITAPVSERPKRGAASRGRRGPASAARRLNARRSAFNAAAA; this is encoded by the coding sequence ATGAACCCCGTACGTACGAACAACCGCTCCGCCCGCACCCGCAGCCGCACTGGCGGTCCCGCCTCCGGTGCGGCTGCGGGTTCAGGCCGCGGCAGCCGCTTCGGGTCCTCCGCCCCGAGCCGTTCCCCCGCCCCGAGCCGCTCGGGCGGCTACGGACGCCGGCCCGCCGCGGTGCAGGGCGAGTTCGCCCTGCCGAAGACGCTCACTCCTGCCCTGCCTGCCGTCGAGGCCTTCGCCGACCTGGACATGCCCGGGGAGTTGCTGGCCGCCCTCGGTGCGCAGGGCGTGAGCGTGCCGTTCCCGATCCAGGGAGCCACCCTGCCCAACACCCTCGCGGGCCGCGACGTGCTCGGCCGAGGCCGCACCGGCTCCGGCAAGACCCTGGCCTTCGGCCTGGCCCTGCTCGCCCGTACCGCCGGACAGCACGCCGAGCCCGGCCAGCCCCTCGCCCTGATCCTCGTACCGACCCGCGAGCTGGCGCAGCAGGTGACCGACGCGCTCACTCCGTACGCCCGCTCGGTGAAGCTGCGCCTGGCCACGGTCGTCGGCGGGATGCCCATCGGGCGGCAGGCCGGCGCGCTGCGTGCGGGCGCCGAGGTCGTCGTCGCGACGCCGGGCAGGCTGAAGGACCTCATCGACCGCGGGGACTGCCGGCTGGACCGGGTCGCGATCACCGTGCTGGACGAAGCCGACCAGATGGCCGACATGGGCTTCATGCCGCAGGTCACCGCCCTGCTCGACCAGGTACGCCGCGAAGGCCAGCGGATGCTCTTCTCCGCCACCCTCGACCGCAACGTCGACCTGCTGGTGCGCCGCTACCTGACCGACCCCGTCGTGCACTCGGTCGACCCCTCGGCCGGTGCCGTCACGACGATGGAGCACCACGTGCTGCACGTGCACGGGGCTGACAAGCTCCGCACGACGACGGAGATCGCGGCGCGCGAGGGCCGGGTGATCATGTTCCTGGACACCAAGCACGCCGTCGACCGGCTGACCCAGGACCTCCTGAACAGCGGTGTCCGGGCCGCCGCCCTGCACGGCGGCAAGTCGCAGCCGCAGCGCACGCGCACCCTGGCACAGTTCAAGACCGGACATGTCACCGTCCTGGTCGCCACCAACGTCGCCGCCCGCGGCATCCATGTCGACAACCTCGACCTCGTCGTCAACGTGGACCCGCCGACCGACCACAAGGACTACCTCCACCGCGGAGGCCGCACCGCCCGCGCCGGGGAGTCCGGCAGTGTCGTGACCCTCGTGACGCCCCACCAGCGCCGCGACATGACGCGGCTCATGGCCGCCGCCGGCATCGTCCCGCAGACCACCCAGGTCCGCTCGGGTGAGCAGGCATTGAGCCGGATCACCGGCGCCCAGGCCCCTTCCGGCATCCCGGTCACCATCACCGCGCCGGTGTCCGAGCGGCCCAAGCGCGGCGCGGCCTCCCGCGGCCGACGCGGCCCCGCTTCGGCAGCGCGGCGCCTGAACGCGCGCCGCTCCGCCTTCAACGCGGCGGCGGCCTGA
- a CDS encoding PRC-barrel domain-containing protein, with amino-acid sequence MTEHVWSYKSTSGHLAGTDLTGYKVEAVDGSIGKVDKHSDEVGDAYLVVDTGVWIFGKEVLLPAGTVISIDPEQRTIHVERTKEQIKDSPEFHRDTHLGDARYREELALYYGPVGPFGGPFA; translated from the coding sequence GTGACCGAGCATGTGTGGAGTTACAAGTCGACGTCGGGCCACCTGGCCGGTACCGATCTCACCGGCTACAAGGTCGAGGCGGTCGACGGAAGCATCGGCAAGGTCGACAAGCACTCCGACGAGGTCGGTGACGCCTACCTGGTCGTCGATACAGGGGTATGGATCTTCGGCAAGGAAGTGCTCCTGCCGGCCGGCACCGTGATCTCGATCGACCCGGAGCAGCGGACGATCCACGTGGAGCGCACCAAGGAACAGATCAAGGACTCCCCGGAGTTCCACCGGGACACGCACCTCGGCGACGCGCGCTACCGCGAGGAGCTGGCCCTCTACTACGGTCCCGTCGGCCCGTTCGGCGGCCCGTTCGCCTGA
- a CDS encoding CBS domain-containing protein, whose translation MTLVQTQFRSVSANPSHQAVADGMEAAGPQVCDDMTVEVALSVMASARAGHLLVCDEDGLCAGLVTPAQLAAVREGDAYTDRIRLRDVLGDRGPSTSPLTTMAEAEHAMRYRRLEALPVVDEQGSALGVLALAR comes from the coding sequence TTGACGCTGGTCCAGACGCAGTTCCGCTCGGTGAGCGCCAACCCTTCCCATCAGGCGGTGGCCGACGGCATGGAAGCCGCCGGGCCGCAGGTCTGCGACGACATGACGGTCGAAGTGGCGTTGTCCGTCATGGCCAGTGCCCGCGCGGGACATCTGCTGGTCTGCGACGAGGACGGCCTGTGTGCCGGTCTGGTGACCCCGGCTCAGCTCGCGGCCGTCCGTGAGGGCGACGCGTACACGGACCGCATCCGGCTGCGCGACGTCCTCGGTGACCGCGGGCCGTCGACCTCGCCCCTCACCACGATGGCCGAAGCCGAGCACGCGATGCGCTACCGCCGTCTCGAGGCCCTGCCCGTCGTCGACGAACAAGGCAGTGCCCTGGGCGTCCTCGCCCTTGCACGCTGA
- a CDS encoding STAS domain-containing protein, with the protein MSALTITARDATTGPVLEIAGDLDYDQAPRLRQAVTELGLEPGQRLVLDLSRIQFCDSSGITALIVARNHAVAAQADIALAAVPDNTIRILRIVGLDRVFTIHPDVGTATAHRPATRSP; encoded by the coding sequence ATGAGCGCCCTGACGATCACCGCCCGAGACGCCACCACCGGCCCCGTGCTGGAAATCGCCGGCGACCTCGACTACGACCAGGCCCCCCGCCTTCGACAGGCCGTGACAGAGCTCGGCCTGGAGCCAGGACAACGCCTCGTCCTGGACCTCTCCCGCATACAGTTCTGCGACTCCAGCGGCATCACCGCCCTCATCGTCGCCCGCAACCACGCTGTCGCGGCCCAGGCGGACATCGCCCTGGCGGCGGTCCCCGACAACACGATCCGCATCCTGCGCATCGTCGGACTCGACCGGGTCTTCACCATCCACCCCGACGTCGGCACGGCCACAGCACACCGGCCGGCCACCAGAAGCCCCTGA
- a CDS encoding thiamine pyrophosphate-dependent enzyme, which translates to MARTVAHVIVDALEELGVQHVFGVVGDALNPLTDAIRTSAGLNWIGCRHEEAAAFAASAQSQLSGTLGVCMGTVGPGSVHLLNGLYDAAKSRTPVLAICGQVPLAEIGSDYFQEVDNDLLFRDVAVHRATVTSPDQMPRLVESAVRAAVTQGGVAVLTVPGDLGDQELSDDRPTRFALDRAVTRPDDPALARAAELLNAASRVTLLVGQGAREARTEVLRTAELLAAPMVLTLKAKEGFEDDNAFQVGQTGLIGNPAAAHALDSGDVLFMLGTDFPYREWYPKDAKVIQVDAREDHLGRRTPVDVGLAGDVGATLRALLPLLEAVPDRAHLDDARDRFLHWQEGQQRLADPAHEHRWTGKLRAVVDNREHAIRPEALAAAVDAYADADAVFTSDTGMATVWLSRFVTMRGDRRLIGSYNLGSMANAMPQALGAQLWAPDRQIVALCGDGGLSMLLGDLMTIKTYKLPVKLVVFDNRRLGMVKLEQEQAGLPEFGTELDNPDFAAVATALGLTGIRITDPDELHEGVRRAFETPGPVLLDVLTNPEEVAVPGKPTVAQGWGFAVAKAKELLPGREG; encoded by the coding sequence GTGGCACGTACCGTCGCCCACGTCATCGTCGATGCACTCGAGGAACTCGGCGTCCAGCACGTCTTCGGCGTCGTCGGAGACGCCCTGAACCCGCTGACCGACGCCATCCGCACATCCGCCGGCCTGAACTGGATCGGCTGCCGGCACGAAGAGGCCGCGGCCTTCGCCGCCTCGGCGCAGTCCCAGCTCTCCGGGACCCTCGGGGTGTGCATGGGCACGGTGGGACCCGGATCCGTGCACCTGCTCAACGGCCTCTACGACGCCGCCAAGAGCCGCACGCCCGTCCTGGCCATCTGCGGCCAGGTCCCTCTCGCCGAGATCGGCAGCGACTACTTCCAGGAGGTAGACAACGACCTCCTCTTCCGCGACGTCGCCGTCCACCGGGCCACCGTCACCTCCCCGGACCAGATGCCGCGCCTGGTCGAATCGGCCGTACGCGCCGCCGTGACCCAGGGCGGAGTGGCCGTCCTGACCGTCCCCGGCGACCTCGGCGATCAGGAGCTGAGCGACGACAGGCCCACGCGGTTCGCCCTGGACCGCGCCGTCACCCGGCCCGACGACCCGGCCCTCGCCCGGGCCGCCGAGCTGCTGAACGCCGCGTCCCGGGTGACCCTCCTCGTCGGCCAGGGCGCCCGCGAGGCCCGTACCGAGGTCCTGCGGACCGCCGAGCTGCTGGCGGCCCCCATGGTGCTCACACTGAAGGCGAAGGAGGGATTCGAGGACGACAACGCCTTCCAGGTGGGCCAGACCGGCCTCATCGGCAACCCCGCCGCCGCCCACGCGCTGGACAGCGGGGACGTGCTCTTCATGCTGGGGACCGACTTCCCCTACCGGGAGTGGTACCCGAAGGACGCCAAGGTGATCCAGGTCGACGCGCGCGAGGACCACCTGGGACGACGCACCCCCGTGGACGTGGGCCTGGCCGGCGACGTCGGCGCCACGCTGCGGGCCCTGCTGCCGCTGTTGGAAGCGGTCCCCGACCGCGCGCACCTCGACGACGCCCGGGACCGTTTCCTCCACTGGCAGGAGGGACAGCAGCGGCTGGCCGACCCCGCACACGAGCACCGCTGGACCGGGAAGCTGCGAGCCGTCGTGGACAACCGCGAGCACGCCATCCGCCCCGAGGCGCTCGCCGCCGCGGTGGACGCCTACGCCGACGCCGACGCCGTCTTCACCTCCGACACCGGCATGGCCACCGTCTGGCTCTCCCGCTTCGTCACCATGCGGGGCGACCGCCGCCTGATCGGCTCGTACAACCTCGGTTCGATGGCCAACGCCATGCCCCAGGCCCTCGGTGCCCAGCTGTGGGCACCCGACCGGCAGATCGTCGCGCTCTGCGGGGACGGCGGGCTGAGCATGCTGCTCGGCGACCTCATGACCATCAAGACGTACAAGCTGCCTGTGAAGCTCGTCGTCTTCGACAACCGCCGCCTGGGCATGGTCAAGCTGGAACAGGAGCAGGCGGGCCTGCCCGAATTCGGCACGGAACTCGACAACCCCGATTTCGCCGCGGTTGCCACGGCCCTCGGCCTGACGGGGATCCGGATCACCGACCCGGACGAGCTCCACGAGGGCGTGCGCCGGGCCTTCGAGACGCCGGGGCCGGTCCTGCTGGACGTGCTCACCAACCCGGAGGAAGTGGCCGTGCCCGGCAAACCGACCGTGGCCCAGGGCTGGGGTTTCGCCGTGGCCAAGGCCAAGGAGCTCCTGCCGGGCCGTGAAGGCTGA
- a CDS encoding PP2C family protein-serine/threonine phosphatase, translating to MGCTAQNPERPEGEESATDAVFSSLLEDTAEELYESAPCGYLSTLMDGTIARINGTLLDWLGLTREEVVGRRRFTDLLTIGGKLYHETHFAPLLRMQGKISEIALELKAPGGGRLPVLVTSLVKTSGDGEPTLVRTTIFDARQRRAYEGELLRERQLADEARRRAEADRERLREALAVLQQSLLPAALPAVPGMEAASYYHTASVDRLGGDFYDLFPLDDKRWAFFLGDVCGKGPQAAAVTSLTRYTLRAAALHDSDPVAALSTLNTVLHERFTNGDPRYCTAIFGVMEPDPRTGTVAVHLASGGHPPALVVRADGRAEYLPTPGGLLIGILPDARFTPAATTLGPGDCLLLYTDGLTEARVGTNRELYGEDALRTFTAGLAPAGAPELITALTGLLDGFGEGLDDDTALLALGVPHPIPGTREHDLT from the coding sequence ATGGGGTGCACCGCCCAGAACCCTGAGCGGCCCGAGGGCGAAGAGTCCGCCACCGACGCGGTGTTCTCCTCCCTGCTGGAGGACACCGCCGAAGAGCTCTACGAATCCGCCCCCTGCGGCTACCTGTCCACCCTGATGGACGGCACCATCGCCAGGATCAACGGAACGCTCCTGGACTGGCTCGGCCTCACGCGCGAGGAAGTCGTGGGCCGGAGACGCTTCACCGACCTCCTCACGATCGGCGGCAAGCTCTACCACGAGACGCACTTCGCTCCGCTCCTGCGGATGCAGGGAAAGATCAGCGAGATAGCGCTGGAACTCAAGGCGCCGGGCGGCGGGCGTCTCCCGGTCCTGGTCACCTCCCTGGTGAAGACGAGCGGCGACGGCGAGCCGACGCTGGTCCGCACCACCATCTTCGACGCACGACAGCGCCGCGCCTACGAAGGCGAGTTGCTCCGCGAGCGTCAGCTGGCGGACGAAGCCCGCCGGCGGGCCGAAGCCGACAGGGAGCGGCTGCGTGAAGCACTCGCGGTGCTGCAGCAGAGCCTGCTCCCCGCTGCCCTGCCCGCGGTGCCCGGAATGGAAGCGGCCTCTTACTACCACACCGCCTCCGTCGACCGGCTGGGCGGAGACTTCTACGACCTGTTCCCGCTGGACGACAAGCGCTGGGCGTTCTTCCTCGGCGACGTCTGCGGCAAAGGTCCTCAGGCTGCCGCAGTGACCTCCCTGACCCGCTACACCCTGCGCGCCGCGGCCCTCCACGACTCCGACCCCGTAGCCGCGCTGTCCACCTTGAACACCGTGCTGCACGAGCGGTTCACCAACGGGGACCCGCGCTACTGCACCGCGATCTTCGGTGTGATGGAACCCGACCCCAGGACCGGAACGGTTGCCGTGCACCTGGCGTCCGGGGGCCATCCCCCCGCACTCGTCGTGCGTGCCGACGGCCGGGCCGAATACCTCCCCACCCCCGGCGGCCTGCTCATCGGAATCCTGCCCGATGCCCGCTTCACCCCTGCCGCGACCACGCTCGGCCCCGGCGACTGCCTCCTCCTCTACACCGACGGCCTCACCGAAGCCCGCGTCGGCACGAACCGCGAGCTCTACGGCGAAGACGCCCTGCGCACTTTCACCGCCGGTCTCGCCCCTGCAGGGGCACCTGAGCTGATCACCGCCCTCACCGGCCTCCTGGACGGCTTCGGTGAAGGCCTGGACGACGACACGGCTCTGCTCGCCCTCGGCGTGCCCCATCCCATCCCCGGTACGCGAGAGCACGATCTGACATGA
- a CDS encoding alpha/beta fold hydrolase, which translates to MDILRRNNVKVSGSPGSPVVMLAHGFGCDQNMWSLVAPALAGEFRVVLFDYVGSGGSDPSAWSAERYGSLDGYARDVVEVCEALDLRDVAFVGHSVSAMIGVRAAASAPERFSSLVMVGPSPCYIDDDAYRGGFSAEDIDELLESLESNYLGWSATMAPVIMANPERPELGEELTNSFCATDPAIARVFARTTFLSDSRDDLKSVGVPTLVLECAQDVIAPREVGGYVHAAIPGSRLITLDATGHCPQLSAPEATTSAIRAFLRELR; encoded by the coding sequence ATGGATATCCTCCGCAGGAACAACGTGAAGGTCAGCGGATCACCCGGCAGCCCTGTGGTGATGCTGGCGCACGGGTTCGGCTGTGACCAGAACATGTGGAGCCTGGTGGCCCCGGCCCTGGCCGGGGAATTCCGGGTGGTCCTGTTCGACTACGTCGGGTCGGGCGGCTCCGACCCGTCCGCCTGGAGCGCCGAACGCTACGGCTCCCTGGACGGATACGCCCGTGACGTGGTCGAGGTGTGCGAGGCCCTCGACCTGCGGGACGTGGCCTTCGTCGGGCATTCGGTCAGCGCGATGATCGGGGTACGCGCGGCGGCCTCCGCCCCCGAGCGGTTCTCCTCCCTGGTCATGGTCGGCCCTTCCCCCTGCTACATCGACGACGACGCCTACCGCGGCGGCTTCAGCGCCGAGGACATCGACGAGCTGCTGGAGTCGCTCGAGTCGAACTACCTCGGATGGTCGGCCACGATGGCACCGGTGATCATGGCCAACCCCGAGCGTCCGGAACTGGGGGAGGAGCTGACCAACAGTTTCTGCGCCACCGATCCGGCGATCGCCCGCGTCTTCGCCCGCACCACGTTCCTCTCCGACAGCCGTGACGACCTGAAGTCGGTGGGCGTACCGACGCTGGTACTGGAATGCGCCCAGGACGTGATCGCGCCGCGCGAGGTCGGCGGCTACGTCCACGCGGCCATCCCCGGAAGCCGCCTGATCACCCTGGACGCAACGGGTCACTGCCCCCAGCTGAGCGCTCCCGAGGCCACCACATCAGCCATCCGCGCGTTCCTGCGGGAGCTACGGTGA
- a CDS encoding cold-shock protein, translated as MASGTVKWFDAAKGFGFIEQDGGGADVFAHFSNIAAQGFRELAEGQKVTFDIAQGQKGPTAENIVPA; from the coding sequence ATGGCATCTGGCACCGTGAAGTGGTTCGACGCGGCAAAGGGTTTCGGCTTCATCGAGCAGGACGGTGGCGGCGCCGACGTGTTCGCCCACTTCTCGAACATCGCCGCCCAGGGCTTCCGCGAGCTGGCTGAAGGCCAGAAGGTCACCTTCGACATCGCGCAGGGACAGAAGGGTCCGACGGCCGAGAACATCGTTCCCGCCTGA
- a CDS encoding MBL fold metallo-hydrolase, with amino-acid sequence MSGTKIIPIPVLGKHAVNAYLLLGRRPVLVDAGTPGSGRLIHDRIADHGVDPADLALIVITHGHIDHFGSAAELHRLTGAPVAGHIADLEPFRTGRPLMPYLPTGPMGRLMNRNRKLHVAADPFEPGLLISGETDLSDFGLAGRIMPTPGHTAGSVSVLTEDGDLVAGDLVANSFMGLIPGKPANPPFHDDPLGNLTSLRAMLDLGPSRLHVGHGTPLDPGRVRRWARREQRRLSRLDSRGRLRRRTQS; translated from the coding sequence ATGTCCGGCACGAAGATCATTCCAATACCGGTTCTCGGCAAGCACGCGGTCAACGCCTACCTGCTGCTGGGCCGGCGCCCCGTCCTCGTCGACGCCGGTACGCCGGGCAGCGGACGCCTCATCCACGACCGGATCGCCGATCACGGAGTGGACCCCGCCGACCTCGCCCTGATCGTCATCACCCATGGCCACATCGACCACTTCGGTTCAGCAGCGGAACTGCACCGTCTCACGGGCGCACCCGTCGCCGGGCACATCGCCGACCTCGAACCCTTCCGCACCGGCCGACCGCTGATGCCGTACCTCCCGACGGGACCCATGGGTCGCCTGATGAACAGGAACAGGAAGCTTCACGTCGCGGCGGACCCGTTCGAACCCGGGCTCCTGATCAGCGGCGAAACCGACCTGTCGGACTTCGGGCTGGCGGGACGGATCATGCCCACCCCGGGGCACACCGCGGGTTCCGTCTCCGTTCTCACCGAGGACGGGGACCTCGTCGCCGGTGACCTCGTGGCCAACTCCTTCATGGGCCTCATCCCCGGCAAGCCGGCGAACCCGCCCTTCCATGACGACCCCCTGGGCAACCTCACGAGCCTGCGCGCCATGCTCGACCTCGGCCCCAGCCGCCTCCATGTCGGCCATGGCACTCCGCTGGATCCCGGGCGCGTACGTCGCTGGGCGCGGCGGGAGCAACGACGGCTGTCCCGCCTCGACTCCCGTGGGCGCCTCCGAAGGCGTACGCAGAGCTGA
- a CDS encoding GlxA family transcriptional regulator — MPAPHRVVIVAFPGVELLDITGPAEVFSVASRVSEGGFPGYCVQVATEDGGPVVTSSGLRVHSDLRLDEVTGRVDTLLVSGAVAHPEGGGVQAVVDPVVTDWLRTAAPRAGRTGSVCAGAHLLAAAGLLDGRTATTHWLTAAQLAAAHPEVDVDPDPIFIRSGPVWTCAGITSGMDMALAMVAEDHGQALALATARMMVMYVKRSGGQSQFSVPLSVRAPADDRIGELRRWITEHPDADLSAEALAQRVSLSTRHFSRLFAQRTGTTPAAYVESARLEAARRLLEESDAGLPQVAAASGLGSLQTLHRCFQRHLGTTPAEYRRRFR, encoded by the coding sequence ATGCCCGCACCCCACCGCGTCGTCATCGTCGCCTTCCCCGGCGTGGAGCTCCTGGACATCACGGGTCCCGCCGAGGTGTTCTCGGTCGCGTCCCGCGTCTCCGAGGGAGGGTTCCCCGGCTACTGCGTCCAGGTCGCCACGGAGGACGGCGGTCCGGTGGTCACCTCCAGCGGCCTGCGGGTCCACTCCGACCTGCGGCTGGACGAGGTGACCGGCCGGGTCGACACCCTCCTGGTGTCCGGGGCGGTCGCCCATCCCGAGGGGGGCGGTGTCCAGGCCGTCGTCGATCCGGTGGTCACCGACTGGCTCCGTACGGCGGCACCGCGGGCGGGGCGTACCGGATCGGTGTGCGCCGGCGCCCATCTGCTGGCCGCGGCCGGCCTGCTGGACGGCCGGACCGCCACCACCCACTGGCTCACGGCGGCGCAACTGGCCGCCGCGCATCCGGAGGTCGACGTGGACCCCGATCCGATCTTCATCCGCTCCGGTCCGGTGTGGACCTGTGCCGGAATCACCTCGGGGATGGACATGGCACTGGCGATGGTGGCCGAGGACCACGGTCAGGCCCTCGCGCTCGCCACCGCGCGCATGATGGTCATGTACGTCAAACGCTCCGGCGGCCAGAGCCAGTTCAGCGTGCCCCTTTCCGTCCGGGCACCCGCTGACGACCGCATCGGCGAACTCCGCCGGTGGATCACCGAACACCCCGACGCGGACCTCTCCGCCGAGGCTCTCGCCCAGCGCGTCAGCCTCAGCACGCGGCACTTCTCCCGGCTCTTCGCGCAGCGCACCGGCACCACGCCCGCCGCCTACGTGGAGTCGGCCCGCCTGGAGGCCGCACGGCGCCTGCTGGAGGAGAGCGACGCCGGTCTGCCGCAGGTGGCCGCCGCCAGCGGCCTCGGCTCCCTGCAGACCCTCCACCGGTGCTTCCAACGGCACCTGGGGACGACTCCCGCCGAATACCGCCGCCGTTTCCGCTGA
- a CDS encoding phospholipase D-like domain-containing protein: MTSATSGSQLSGATTIAPALSVAERKQRMRRRLERLIGIAATEGNSLLALRNGDEIFPAMLDSVRAAEHTVDMMTFVYWRGAIARQFAQALADRARAGVRVRLLLDGFGSRLIEQELLDLMEDAGVDVAWFRKPLYLSPLKQNHRCHRKVLVVDEQTAFTGGVGIAEEWCGNARNENEWRDTHVRLRGPAVDGVAAAFAQNWAECHDTLFDDRDRFTEHAPQGGAVVQVVRGSASIGWQDMQTLIRVAIESAQQRFRLSTAYFAPDAYFIELLCAAGRRGVEVEILLPGPHTDKRVCRLAGQNFYADLLACGVRIFEYQPTMMHAKVITVDRIAALIGSTNFNRRSLDHDEEVMLAVLDEDFTATLDRHFDEDVQASEPMDPARWNRRSAAQRLRELAVTPVRRFL; this comes from the coding sequence ATGACGAGTGCAACCAGCGGGTCGCAACTGTCCGGCGCGACGACCATCGCCCCGGCTCTGTCGGTGGCCGAACGCAAGCAGCGGATGCGGCGCCGCCTCGAGCGGCTGATCGGCATCGCCGCCACCGAAGGAAACTCGTTGCTCGCCCTGCGCAACGGGGACGAGATCTTCCCTGCGATGCTGGACAGCGTCCGGGCCGCCGAACACACCGTCGACATGATGACGTTCGTGTACTGGCGCGGCGCGATAGCCCGGCAGTTCGCCCAGGCGCTGGCGGACCGGGCCCGAGCGGGCGTCCGGGTGCGGCTGCTGCTGGACGGCTTCGGCAGCCGGCTCATCGAGCAGGAGCTGCTCGATCTGATGGAGGACGCCGGGGTCGACGTCGCATGGTTCCGAAAGCCCCTCTACCTCTCCCCGCTCAAGCAGAACCACCGCTGCCACCGCAAAGTGCTCGTCGTCGACGAACAGACCGCGTTCACGGGCGGAGTCGGCATCGCCGAGGAATGGTGCGGCAACGCCCGCAACGAGAACGAGTGGCGCGACACCCACGTCCGGCTGCGCGGCCCCGCCGTGGACGGCGTGGCCGCCGCCTTCGCGCAGAACTGGGCGGAGTGCCACGACACCCTGTTCGACGATCGCGACCGGTTCACCGAGCACGCACCACAGGGCGGGGCGGTGGTGCAGGTGGTCCGGGGATCGGCCAGCATCGGCTGGCAGGACATGCAGACCCTGATCCGGGTCGCCATCGAATCCGCCCAGCAGCGCTTCCGCCTGTCCACCGCCTACTTCGCCCCGGACGCCTACTTCATCGAGCTGCTGTGCGCGGCAGGACGCCGGGGCGTCGAGGTCGAGATACTCCTGCCCGGCCCCCACACCGACAAGCGCGTCTGCCGGCTGGCCGGTCAGAACTTCTACGCGGACCTCCTCGCCTGCGGGGTGAGGATCTTCGAGTACCAGCCGACGATGATGCATGCCAAGGTCATCACCGTCGACCGGATCGCGGCACTCATCGGCTCGACCAATTTCAACCGTCGCTCCCTGGACCACGACGAAGAGGTCATGCTCGCCGTCCTGGACGAAGACTTCACCGCAACCCTGGACCGCCACTTCGACGAGGACGTGCAGGCCAGTGAGCCGATGGATCCGGCGCGCTGGAACCGCCGCTCTGCGGCGCAACGGCTGCGCGAGCTCGCGGTCACCCCCGTCCGCCGGTTCCTGTGA